Proteins encoded together in one Calditrichota bacterium window:
- a CDS encoding FG-GAP repeat protein → MKRNINLHTGLGKLTEHLRTEALIMTRILSAFKILKRVGFAVLVLGVFSNTFAQLQVLWQREGIDDSSRYGMHVFALGDQNNDGFADWGVSGPSGWPFYSDADPATGRVELFRGGNPPAQEPYRTFETIQDSIYAILGAKALGDLDGDGKVDFVVTFTNTDHSPYVRRNAIYFGGGDPARAPDVIMDRPLSSSGRSLDGIGDFNGDGFDDLLDRSFSESTTHYVYFGSSEFDTIPDWQVTNMPGTQSALPLAWGDINGDSYNDLLVTYNRQGEQFGIYWGSESPDTIPEVWNQFFSDPAIVPSLNADDADEIISGLPGSLPIYLGRAHPFITPDYTLNVPDGVYFWRKVGIGDFNDDGYQDFLGLTDASNNAWWGQFCLYLGYSWLNPNPVVTIRGRQQPYNLIGPISAAGLGDVNGDGVDDFIVGATHADFDGMRGKAMVFAGDPSYHVSVNPNISLIPDEISIDIFPNPFNSVAQVRIDVPFHVTELTLTFYDILGRQVEQARVEAFGGKARYQFGTTPQTTTLPSGFYVVFAQAQQLTAVRKILMLK, encoded by the coding sequence ATGAAACGGAACATTAACTTGCACACAGGTCTTGGAAAACTGACGGAACATCTTAGGACGGAGGCCTTGATCATGACGCGAATTCTATCTGCATTCAAAATCTTGAAGCGGGTGGGGTTCGCGGTTTTGGTGTTGGGCGTATTTTCAAACACCTTTGCCCAGCTTCAGGTTTTGTGGCAGCGGGAAGGAATAGACGATAGCAGTAGGTACGGCATGCATGTATTTGCCTTGGGTGACCAAAACAACGATGGTTTTGCAGACTGGGGTGTGAGCGGACCTTCGGGTTGGCCTTTTTATTCAGATGCGGATCCTGCTACGGGGCGTGTGGAGTTGTTCCGTGGCGGAAATCCACCGGCCCAAGAGCCGTACAGAACATTTGAGACTATCCAAGATTCGATCTACGCCATTTTGGGCGCAAAGGCTCTCGGGGATCTGGATGGCGACGGTAAAGTCGATTTCGTAGTCACATTCACCAATACAGATCACTCACCTTACGTAAGACGTAACGCAATCTATTTTGGAGGTGGGGATCCTGCAAGGGCGCCGGACGTAATCATGGATCGGCCCCTTTCTTCCTCAGGACGCAGCTTAGATGGCATTGGCGATTTTAACGGGGATGGATTTGATGACTTGCTAGACAGGTCTTTTTCCGAATCCACTACGCATTATGTGTATTTCGGTTCTTCGGAGTTTGACACGATTCCGGACTGGCAGGTGACAAATATGCCGGGAACTCAATCTGCGCTTCCTCTGGCTTGGGGCGACATCAATGGAGACAGTTACAACGATCTCTTGGTGACGTATAATCGACAAGGAGAACAATTTGGCATATATTGGGGATCAGAATCCCCGGATACGATCCCTGAAGTGTGGAATCAGTTTTTCAGTGATCCCGCTATTGTTCCCAGCTTGAATGCCGACGATGCGGATGAGATCATCTCTGGGTTACCGGGGAGCTTGCCTATTTATCTTGGACGGGCGCACCCCTTTATAACACCTGATTACACGTTGAATGTACCTGATGGCGTTTACTTCTGGAGGAAGGTCGGGATCGGAGACTTCAATGATGACGGGTATCAAGATTTCTTGGGACTGACAGATGCCAGCAATAATGCGTGGTGGGGGCAGTTTTGTCTGTACCTAGGATATTCTTGGCTAAATCCAAATCCAGTTGTGACGATTCGGGGTCGTCAACAGCCTTACAATCTGATTGGACCGATTAGTGCCGCGGGGTTAGGCGACGTGAACGGAGACGGTGTAGATGATTTTATCGTAGGGGCAACTCATGCCGATTTTGACGGGATGCGGGGCAAAGCGATGGTGTTTGCAGGGGACCCAAGCTATCACGTCTCAGTCAATCCGAATATATCGTTAATACCGGACGAAATTAGCATTGATATTTTTCCGAATCCGTTTAACTCCGTAGCACAAGTTCGCATTGATGTTCCGTTTCATGTGACAGAGCTTACTCTTACGTTCTATGATATTTTGGGGCGGCAAGTCGAGCAGGCACGGGTCGAGGCTTTTGGCGGTAAGGCACGCTATCAATTCGGAACAACGCCGCAAACGACCACGCTCCCGAGTGGTTTTTATGTTGTATTCGCTCAAGCGCAACAGCTTACCGCTGTCAGGAAAATTCTTATGCTGAAGTAG